The Candidatus Neomarinimicrobiota bacterium genome has a segment encoding these proteins:
- a CDS encoding antibiotic biosynthesis monooxygenase encodes MVEIVREFVVREEARGRFELAYGPGGEWSKLFARCPGFRGTTVLRDTENPRRYLTIDLWETAAQRGQVLAERQAEYANLDAAFADWTESMAEVGTFRVLAAATVHPRGRAGRTKAGESRRMSRRAA; translated from the coding sequence ATGGTCGAAATTGTCCGGGAGTTTGTCGTCAGGGAGGAGGCCCGGGGCCGGTTCGAGCTGGCGTACGGCCCCGGCGGCGAGTGGAGCAAGCTGTTCGCCCGCTGCCCGGGCTTCCGCGGCACCACCGTGCTGCGCGACACGGAGAACCCACGGCGGTATCTGACAATCGACTTGTGGGAGACAGCGGCCCAGCGGGGGCAGGTGCTGGCCGAACGCCAGGCCGAGTATGCTAACCTGGACGCCGCCTTTGCTGACTGGACCGAGTCTATGGCCGAGGTGGGTACCTTCAGAGTGCTGGCCGCGGCGACGGTGCACCCCCGTGGCAGAGCAGGGCGAACCAAAGCTGGAGAGTCACGTCGAATGAGCCGCCGAGCGGCTTAG
- a CDS encoding type II toxin-antitoxin system HicB family antitoxin — protein MWLGYLEEYPDYWTQGETIEELEENLRDIYQELTSGSIPYVRRVAELEVA, from the coding sequence ATGTGGCTGGGGTATCTGGAAGAATACCCTGACTACTGGACTCAAGGTGAAACGATAGAAGAACTGGAAGAAAATCTAAGAGATATCTACCAGGAACTTACCAGCGGAAGTATCCCTTACGTCCGGAGGGTTGCCGAACTGGAAGTGGCATGA